The Apium graveolens cultivar Ventura chromosome 6, ASM990537v1, whole genome shotgun sequence genome contains a region encoding:
- the LOC141666621 gene encoding structural maintenance of chromosomes protein 3 → MFIKQIIIEGFKSYKEQVATEPFSSKVNCVVGANGSGKSNFFHAIRFVISDLFHNLRSEDRHAFLHEGAGHQVLSAFVEIVFDNSDNRIPVDKEEVRLRRTIGLKKDEYFLDGKHITKTEVMNLLESAGFSRSNPYYVVQQGKIASLTLMKDSERLDLLKEIGGTRVYEERRRESLKIMQETGNKRNQIIQVVQYLDERLRELDEEKAELKKYQQLDKQRKSLEYTIYDKELHDARQKVVEIDDARNKVSEASTKMYNNVLDAHERSKELDKAFKDFTKEIQSLNKEKESVEKQRTEAIKMHAQLELDGKDLQEKIFSNIKAKDDATKQLELLQREIQESTEELNNIKPLYNNQVMEEEGITREIMEREKRLSILYQKQGRATQFANKAARDKWLQKEIDEYKRALSTNVAQEKVLTDEIKKLETDLEEKDAYISGRKTDAEALESFISQYREGFNQYKKQRDKLHDERKSLWQKENELSAEIERLKSEVVKAEKSLDHATPGDIRRGLNSVRRICGEYRISGVFGPIIELLDCDEKFFTAVEVTAGNSLFHVVVENDEISTQIIRHLNAQKGGRVTFIPLNRVKAPHVVYPRSSDVIALLNKLKFLPKYNPAFAQVFARTVICRDLDVATKVARADGLDCITLEGDQVSKKGGMTGGFYDHRRSKLKFMNIIRQDTQSIGEKEQELERVKIKLQEIDQEINKHVSEQQKNDAKLAHDKSELEQIKQDISNAHKQKYSDSKALEKKRKVFERVLSEIDRLKASMATKKDEMGTELVDHLSPEEKDSLSRLNPEITDLKERLISCRTNRIEIETRKSELETNLSTNLVRRKQELEAIKLSAEPEMLHSEAELKRQELRDAKLLLDDVTQQLKRASESIEERTKKLRKIKDEKNKLKTLEDDYQRTLQDEAKELEHLLSKRNTFFAKQEEYSKKIRELGPLSSDAFETYKRKSIKELYKLLHKCNEQLQQFSHVNKKALDQYQNFTDQREELQKRQEELNAGDEKIKELITVLDQRKDESIERTFKGVAKHFREVFSELVQNGHGHLVMMKKKDADQLDDDPDEDGPRPSDMEGRVEKYIGVKVKVSFTGQGETQSMKQLSGGQKTVVALTLIFAIQRCDPAPFYLFDEIDAALDPQYRTAVGNMVRRLADMQTTQFITTTFRQELVKVADKIYGVTHKNRVSRVNVVSREEALDFIEHDQSHKVD, encoded by the exons ATGTTTATTAAGCAG ATTATTATCGAAGGGTTCAAGAGTTATAAAGAACAAGTTGCTACTGAGCCTTTCAGTTCTAAAGTTAATTGTGTTg TTGGTGCTAATGGATCTGGGAAGTCTAACTTTTTTCATG CAATCCGTTTTGTAATTAGCGATCTCTTCCATAACTTGCGCAGCGAAGATAGGCACGCATTTCTCCAT GAAGGTGCAGGTCACCAAGTGTTATCTGCTTTTGTGGAGATTGTGTTTGATAATTCTGACAACCGCATTCCG GTTGACAAGGAGGAAGTACGGCTTCGGAGAACCATTGGTCTAAAGAAGGATGAGTATTTTTTGGACGGGAAGCATATCAC GAAGACAGAAGTTATGAATTTACTCGAAAGTGCTGGTTTCTCTCGCTCAAATCCGTACTACGTTGTGCAACAGGGAAAA ATTGCATCATTGACGCTGATGAAAGATTCAGAGCGGCTGGATCTACTGAAAGAAATTGGAGGTACTCGAGTTTATGAAGAAAGGCGACGTGAGAGTCTTAAAATTATGCAAGAAACTG gTAATAAGAGGAATCAAATTATTCAAGTTGTTCAATACTTGGATGAGAGATTAAGAGAGCTGGATGAAGAGAAGGCAGAGCTGAAAAAATATCAGCAGCTAGACAAGCAAAGGAAGTCCTTAGAGTATACAATATATGACAAAGAACTACATGATGCAAGGCAGAAAGTAGTGGAG ATAGATGATGCTCGTAATAAAGTTTCTGAAGCTTCAACGAAGATGTATAACAATGTGCTAGATGCCCACGAAAGGTCCAAAGAGTTGGATAAAGCATTTAAAGATTTTACCAAAGAAATTCAAAGTTTAAACAAGGAGAAAGAATCTGTTGAGAAGCAGCGGACTGAAGCTATAAAAATGCATGCACAACTTGAGCTTGATGGCAAAGATCTTCAAGAAAAGATCTTTAGTAACATTAAAGCAAAG GACGATGCAACAAAGCAACTCGAGCTTCTACAGAGGGAAATTCAGGAGTCTACAGAAGAGCTTAATAATATCAAGCCTTTGTATAACAATCAAGTCATGGAGGAGGAGGGTATTACGAGAGA AATTATGGAGCGCGAAAAGCGGCTTAGCATTCTATATCAGAAACAAGGACGTGCTACCCAGTTTGCTAATAAAGCTGCTCGTGATAAATGGCTTCAAAAGGAAATTGATGAATACAAACGGGCTTTATCTACAAATGTAGCGCAG GAGAAAGTACTTACAGATGAAATCAAGAAGCTTGAAACTGATCTAGAAGAGAAGGATGCCTACATTAGTGGTCGGAAAACTGATGCAGAAGCCTTAGAATCATTTATTAGTCAATACCGTGAAGGCTTTAATCAGTATAAAAAACAGAGGGATAAGCTTCATGACGAGAGAAA GTCCTTGTGGCAAAAAGAAAATGAACTTTCTGCTGAAATTGAAAGGCTTAAATCAGAAGTTGTGAAGGCAGAAAAAAGCCTAGATCATGCTACTCCTGGT GATATTAGAAGGGGGCTGAATTCTGTTCGGCGGATATGTGGAGAATATAGGATTTCTGGAGTATTTGGTCCGATTATAGAGTTGCTGGATTGTGACGAGAAGTTTTTCACTGCCGTTGAAGTTACTGCTGGAAATAG CTTGTTCCACGTGGTGGTTGAAAATGATGAGATATCTACCCAAATAATTAGACATCTTAATGCACAAAAAGGTGGACGAGTTACATTTATACCATTGAACAGGGTAAAGGCTCCTCATGTTGTTTATCCACGGAGCTCAGATGTGATTGCACTTTTAAATAAGTTGAAATTCTTACCCAAGTACAATCCTGCATTTGCCCAG GTATTTGCTAGAACAGTGATTTGTCGAGATTTGGATGTGGCAACCAAGGTTGCAAGAGCTGATGGCTTGGACTGCATAACTTTGGAAG GTGATCAAGTGAGCAAGAAAGGTGGGATGACAGGAGGATTTTATGACCATAGACGCTCAAAACTGAAGTTTATGAACATTATTAGACAGGATACACAGTCTATTGGTGAGAAAGAACAGGAGTTGGAGAGGGTTAAAATTAAGCTCCAAGA GATAGATCAGGAAATTAATAAACATGTATCTGAGCAGCAAAAGAATGATGCCAAGCTGGCTCATGATAAATCTGAATTGGAACAGATTAAGCAAGATATAAGCAATGCTCATAAGCAGAAGTATTCCGATTCTAAAGCGCTTGAGAAGAAG CGTAAGGTTTTTGAAAGGGTATTGAGTGAAATTGATCGGCTTAAAGCAAGTATGGCTACGAAAAAAGATGAGATGGGTACGGAACTTGTTGATCACCTGAGTCCAGAGGAGAAAGACTCTCTGTCACGATTGAACCCTGAAATAACTGATCTGAAAGAGAGGCTCATTTCATGCAGGACAAATCGTATAGAG ATTGAAACAAGAAAATCAGAGCTAGAGACCAATCTGTCTACAAATCTTGTTAGGCGGAAGCAAGAACTTGAGGCAATAAAGTTATCTGCAGAGCCTGAAATGCTACACAGTGAAGCTGAACTTAAGAGGCAAGAACTAAGGGATGCCAAGTTGTTACTGGATGACGTGACACAACAGCTAAAAA GAGCTTCTGAAAGCATAGAAGAACGCACGAAAAAACTTAGAAAGATTAAGGACGAAAAAAACAAGCTAAAG ACCTTGGAGGATGACTATCAGAGGACCCTTCAGGATGAAGCAAAGGAGCTGGAACATCTATTAAGTAAAAGGAACACTTTTTTTGCGAAACAAGAAGAGTACTCGAAGAAAATCAGGGAACTGGGTCCTCTATCTTCAGATGCTTTTGAAAC GTATAAAAGGAAAAGCATAAAAGAGTTATATAAATTGCTTCACAAGTGTAATGAGCAGCTGCAGCAATTCAGCCATGTCAACAAGAAAGCACTTGATCAATATCAAAATTTTACAGATCAAAGGGAAGAGCTACAGAAAAGACAAGAAGAATTGAATGCTGGTGATGAG AAAATCAAGGAACTAATAACTGTGCTGGATCAGAGGAAGGATGAATCGATAGAACGTACATTTAAAGGTGTTGCTAAGCATTTTCGTGAAGTATTCTCTGAACTCGTCCAAAATGGCCATGGTCATTTGGTTATGATGAAGAAAAAG GATGCTGATCAACTTGATGATGATCCTGATGAAGATGGGCCTCGTCCAAGTGATATGGAAGGAAGGGTTGAGAAATACATTGGTGTGAAAGTAAAG GTTTCTTTTACCGGGCAAGGAGAGACACAGTCTATGAAGCAGCTCTCTGGCGGTCAGAAAACCGTGGTTGCACTGACACTGATTTTTGCTATACAGAGATGTGATCCTGCTCCATTTTATCTATTTGATGAGATAGATGCTGCGTTAGATCCGCAGTACAGAACTGCTGTTGGAA ATATGGTGCGTCGTTTGGCAGACATGCAAACCACACAGTTTATAACAACTACTTTCCGGCAAGAGCTTGTGAAAGTCGCTGACAAGATATATGGGGTGACACATAAAAATCGGGTTAGCCGCGTCAATGTTGTCTCACGGGAAGAAGCATTGGACTTTATTGAGCATGATCAGTCTCACAAGGTTGATTGA